Within Octopus sinensis unplaced genomic scaffold, ASM634580v1 Contig16149, whole genome shotgun sequence, the genomic segment CGTTAACGTAAACATTTTTATCTGTGACCACAAAAGAAACAGGTTTCTTAACCACTCCAGCGGGGGTGGCCACTTTCATGTAAAGCCACGTGAGAATATATATTGAAGAGTTGTGAGATAATTGGTTTTTTGAAGACTCGATGgaacatattttattatagagTTGTGTTTTCGAAGACTCAAAAATGATTCCATGTACCCATTTCGTACAAACTATGGCAAAAGGAAATTTTATCgtaagatttttttttgattGGGAACTTTCAATAACCAAAACGTTGTCGTGATGGTCAATCACTCGGCACCCAGATAAAGATAttgaaaattcattatttttcgcGACTGGAAATTGAGATAAATTCCAGAACAAAACGTTGAAAGCGCGATTTCTTTTTTCCCAGTTCAAATATCTTATGCTCATCACATCAATAATCACAAATGTTTTGCAAGCTTTAATGCAGGAAACGGCATCACTGTGGATGCTGTCCTCGATATTGTTTCCATTTACGGAAAGAATCACATCACCAACTTGTAGTTCTCCTTTTTTTGCAAAGACgctatttttgaaaatttgggTGACGATGAGCGGGAAATTTGATTTCGAGCCTCCCTTCACGACAATTCCCAATCCATAAAATTTGTCAGGGATAGCGTAAATTTTGCGAATAATAGGTCTGCTCTTTTTGCAAGTCCATTGTAGAGATAATGTCGAATCATGTAACTCGGCATAAGAAATTGTCGACTTTGGAAACGCAGACACGATAACTTTACTTTTTAGACAAGTCATGTTTTACGATAAAATTCAACAGACGCATTTAAATATGCGAAAAATTAAATCAATGGCGATTAACATTGAATAACGTTTTTCATCTAAAGAATGTGATTAGAGAATTACAACAGAACATTAATGGGAATCATGATTCTTTAGAACTGCGACATTATTTTTAAACTCGACATTTTTTGATTTTACAATCAATTACCTTTATAATAACCACAAATAATTTAGTGAGACCATTTACtacattttaaatacaatttattgatCAAAGAGTATTTA encodes:
- the LOC115230698 gene encoding beta-1-syntrophin-like, coding for MTCLKSKVIVSAFPKSTISYAELHDSTLSLQWTCKKSRPIIRKIYAIPDKFYGLGIVVKGGSKSNFPLIVTQIFKNSVFAKKGELQVGDVILSVNGNNIEDSIHSDAVSCIKACKTFVIIDVMSIRYLNWEKRNRAFNVLFWNLSQFPVAKNNEFSISLSGCRVIDHHDNVLVIESSQSKKNLTIKFPFAIVCTKWVHGIIFESSKTQLYNKICSIESSKNQLSHNSSIYILTWLYMKVATPAGVVKKPVSFVVTDKNVYVNDNIHKIEDLSNEITNCNSVINCRYIHNYKFSLTSKRSSSLCIVMKQASILGIKRTELLAIDANEKKQIISGFIKAVTGAINMEYSYCWGRFIGYIHE